A window of Diabrotica virgifera virgifera chromosome 9, PGI_DIABVI_V3a contains these coding sequences:
- the LOC126891110 gene encoding piggyBac transposable element-derived protein 4-like — protein sequence MSRNRFQIILRMLHFADNAQQIKGDSFHKLRGIFEKIKNTFAQRFSPFQNLVIDESLMLFKGRLLFKQFIRTKRHRFGIKLFLLCDCETGYVLNFIVYTGSKTEIELYKDLGISGSVVTTLMKSYLDKGHSLFTDNWYTSPTLSTYLFEHKTNTCGTVRTNRKQMPDLSGKLEKGETKSMVSDNMLAVRWKDRRDVNMLTTFHKDQMINVNKTNMKTGESVKKPECVVHYNQNMGAVDRTDMMLSSTECVRKTLKWYKKLFFHILDLCVLNSHALFLMQNPGQLPLADFQLRLTRQLLESYNVPKTIPRTLNTSKHQRLTGRHFPAMVPNKKVRRCIVCSQSKIRDQKKRRDSRYMCNECDVGLCVFPCFEEYDTKEMY from the exons ATGTCCAGAAACCGCTTTCAAATTATATTACGCATGTTACATTTTGCAGATAATGCCCAACAAATTAAAGGCGACTCTTTCCATAAGTTACGAGGAATTTTCGAAAAGATCAAAAATACATTTGCTCAGAGATTTTCTCCATTCCAGAACTTAGTAATTGATGAGAGTTTAATGCTTTTTAAAGGACGCCTGCTTTTCAAGCAGTTTATAAGGACAAAACGTCATCGTTTTGGCATTAAACTATTTCTTTTGTGCGACTGTGAGACAGGATACGTTTTAAATTTTATCGTATATACAGGCTCCAAAACGGAAATAGAGCTATACAAGGATCTGGGGATATCAGGGTCAGTTGTAACAACACTTATGAAGTCTTATTTAGATAAAGGCCACTCTCTATTCACGGATAACTGGTATACCTCTCCAACGCTTTCTACCTATTTATTTGAACACAAAACAAATACATGTGGTACCGTTAGAACTAACAGAAAACAAATGCCTGATTTATCGGGTAAATTAGAAAAAGGCGAAACAAAATCGATGGTTAGCGATAATATGTTAGCCGTTAGATGGAAAGATCGTAGAGACGTTAATATGTTGACAACTTTTCATAAAGATCAAAtgataaatgtaaataaaacaaacatgaagACAGGGGAATCTGTGAAGAAACCGGAATGTGTCGTCCACTACAACCAAAATATGGGAGCAGTAGACAGAACGGATATGATGCTAAGTTCCACAGAATGCGTTAGAAAAACATTAAAGTGGTACAAGAAACTATTCTTTCACATTCTTGATCTATGTGTCCTGAACAGTCATGCATTATTCCTTATGCAAAATCCAGGGCAGTTGCCCTTGGCAGATTTCCAATTGAGGCTAACTCGACAGCTGCTTGAAAG TTATAATGTACCAAAAACCATACCCAGGACGTTGAATACATCAAAACATCAGCGTCTGACGGGGCGACATTTTCCGGCTATGGTACCAAATAAAAAAGTTCGAAGATGTATTGTTTGTTCACAGTCTAAAATTCGTGACCAAAAAAAGAGGCGAGATTCAAGATATATGTGCAATGAATGCGACGTGGGTCTATGTGTTTTTCCTTGCTTCGAAGAATATGACACAAAAGAAATGTATTAA